GGCGTGGCGTCCACTGCTACCTTCAAGCCGGCCGATGTGGACACGGGCATTCGTTTCATCCGCACCGACTTGGACGCCTTCCCCTCCGTTCCCGCGGATATCGACCACGTGGTGGACATTTCCCGGGGCACTACCATCGCACAGGACGGTAACCGGATCCACACAGTGGAGCACATCCTGGCAGCAGCGAGCGGACT
This is a stretch of genomic DNA from Candidatus Neomarinimicrobiota bacterium. It encodes these proteins:
- a CDS encoding UDP-3-O-acyl-N-acetylglucosamine deacetylase, whose product is MTAYQQTILKKTSVSGIGLHTGVASTATFKPADVDTGIRFIRTDLDAFPSVPADIDHVVDISRGTTIAQDGNRIHTVEHILAAASGL